Proteins found in one Pelmatolapia mariae isolate MD_Pm_ZW linkage group LG7, Pm_UMD_F_2, whole genome shotgun sequence genomic segment:
- the si:ch73-62b13.1 gene encoding carbohydrate sulfotransferase 1-like isoform X1, which translates to MHCQWEGCRVRGGGRMECSWKTVLLLVCASLGVQYTAIRTLRDSLSGPCQGAYRCQSRHLRDSRWRTSCDDNWLPMASPRKHILLFATTRSGSSFTGQLLNQHPGVFYVFEPLYHVQQAFTNSSSRLRRTLDRRALLGAYRDLLLNLYTCELHFMENYIRPEPQDHITSSFFRRSSSHALCSPPVCSDGVVAAASDPPDETWCPKKCGALNLTLASMSCLSRGHVAVKTVRVPEVGDLRTLTEDPRLDLKIVHLVRDPRAILASRMMAFSDQFRAWKIWNATGRQPRYVDLSQITSTCKDMVASVETGLQRPAWLRGRYLLVRYEDLAFNPKDKASEIYKFAGLEMEDRVRTWIAKNTNSNASSPSEWNYRYSTTRDSRVTAESWRLRLGFDIVRTVQNLCNDTLALLGYKQVRSAAELKNLSQSLVEHRTFQPVT; encoded by the exons ATG CATTGTCAGTGGGAAGGATGTAGAGTCAGAGGTGGAGGCAGGATGGAGTGCTCCTGGAAGACGGTGCTGCTTCTTGTATGTGCGTCTCTGGGGGTCCAGTACACAGCCATCCGGACCCTGAGGGACTCGCTGTCAGGACCTTGTCAGGGAGCTTACCGCTGCCAGAGCAGACATCTCAGAG ACTCCCGGTGGAGAACCTCCTGCGATGACAACTGGCTGCCCATGGCTTCACCTCGGAAGCACATCCTGCTGTTTGCCACTACACGCAGTGGTTCCTCATTTACCGGACAACTCCTCAACCAGCATCCTGGGGTCTTCTATGTGTTTGAACCTTTGTACCACGTCCAGCAAGCCTTCACCAACTCCAGCAGCAGGTTGCGTCGTACCTTGGACCGCCGTGCCTTGCTGGGAGCTTACAGGGACCTTCTCCTCAATCTGTACACTTGTGAGCTTCACTTCATGGAGAATTACATCCGTCCCGAGCCTCAAGACCACATCACAAGCTCCTTTTTCCGCAGGAGCTCCAGTCATGCCCTCTGTTCCCCTCCGGTATGCTCTGATGGAGTAGTTGCAGCGGCCTCTGATCCACCCGACGAAACCTGGTGCCCTAAGAAGTGCGGGGCCCTGAACCTCACTTTAGCCTCTATGTCGTGTCTGTCGAGAGGGCATGTAGCTGTAAAGACCGTGCGGGTACCTGAGGTGGGGGATCTGCGCACTCTGACTGAAGATCCACGTCTGGACCTTAAGATCGTACACCTGGTGCGAGACCCCAGAGCCATTCTTGCTTCACGCATGATGGCGTTTTCTGATCAGTTTCGCGCTTGGAAAATATGGAACGCTACGGGGCGGCAGCCTCGTTACGTGGACCTTTCGCAGATCACCAGCACCTGTAAGGACATGGTGGCCTCTGTAGAAACAGGCCTGCAGAGACCTGCATGGCTGCGTGGACGCTACCTGCTGGTACGGTATGAGGACTTAGCATTCAACCCGAAGGACAAGGCCAGTGAAATCTACAAGTTTGCAGGGCTGGAGATGGAGGACAGGGTGAGGACGTGGATTGCAAAGAACACCAACAGTAACGCGTCGTCTCCATCTGAGTGGAACTACAGATACTCCACCACCAGAGACTCCAGAGTGACAGCTGAGAGCTGGAGGCTTCGACTCGGCTTTGACATTGTGAGAACGGTTCAGAATCTGTGTAACGACACTCTGGCTCTGCTGGGATACAAGCAGGTTCGTTCTGCGGCTGAACTCAAAAACTTGTCACAGAGTTTAGTGGAACACAGGACATTTCAACCAGTCACATAA
- the si:ch73-62b13.1 gene encoding carbohydrate sulfotransferase 1-like isoform X2: protein MECSWKTVLLLVCASLGVQYTAIRTLRDSLSGPCQGAYRCQSRHLRDSRWRTSCDDNWLPMASPRKHILLFATTRSGSSFTGQLLNQHPGVFYVFEPLYHVQQAFTNSSSRLRRTLDRRALLGAYRDLLLNLYTCELHFMENYIRPEPQDHITSSFFRRSSSHALCSPPVCSDGVVAAASDPPDETWCPKKCGALNLTLASMSCLSRGHVAVKTVRVPEVGDLRTLTEDPRLDLKIVHLVRDPRAILASRMMAFSDQFRAWKIWNATGRQPRYVDLSQITSTCKDMVASVETGLQRPAWLRGRYLLVRYEDLAFNPKDKASEIYKFAGLEMEDRVRTWIAKNTNSNASSPSEWNYRYSTTRDSRVTAESWRLRLGFDIVRTVQNLCNDTLALLGYKQVRSAAELKNLSQSLVEHRTFQPVT, encoded by the exons ATGGAGTGCTCCTGGAAGACGGTGCTGCTTCTTGTATGTGCGTCTCTGGGGGTCCAGTACACAGCCATCCGGACCCTGAGGGACTCGCTGTCAGGACCTTGTCAGGGAGCTTACCGCTGCCAGAGCAGACATCTCAGAG ACTCCCGGTGGAGAACCTCCTGCGATGACAACTGGCTGCCCATGGCTTCACCTCGGAAGCACATCCTGCTGTTTGCCACTACACGCAGTGGTTCCTCATTTACCGGACAACTCCTCAACCAGCATCCTGGGGTCTTCTATGTGTTTGAACCTTTGTACCACGTCCAGCAAGCCTTCACCAACTCCAGCAGCAGGTTGCGTCGTACCTTGGACCGCCGTGCCTTGCTGGGAGCTTACAGGGACCTTCTCCTCAATCTGTACACTTGTGAGCTTCACTTCATGGAGAATTACATCCGTCCCGAGCCTCAAGACCACATCACAAGCTCCTTTTTCCGCAGGAGCTCCAGTCATGCCCTCTGTTCCCCTCCGGTATGCTCTGATGGAGTAGTTGCAGCGGCCTCTGATCCACCCGACGAAACCTGGTGCCCTAAGAAGTGCGGGGCCCTGAACCTCACTTTAGCCTCTATGTCGTGTCTGTCGAGAGGGCATGTAGCTGTAAAGACCGTGCGGGTACCTGAGGTGGGGGATCTGCGCACTCTGACTGAAGATCCACGTCTGGACCTTAAGATCGTACACCTGGTGCGAGACCCCAGAGCCATTCTTGCTTCACGCATGATGGCGTTTTCTGATCAGTTTCGCGCTTGGAAAATATGGAACGCTACGGGGCGGCAGCCTCGTTACGTGGACCTTTCGCAGATCACCAGCACCTGTAAGGACATGGTGGCCTCTGTAGAAACAGGCCTGCAGAGACCTGCATGGCTGCGTGGACGCTACCTGCTGGTACGGTATGAGGACTTAGCATTCAACCCGAAGGACAAGGCCAGTGAAATCTACAAGTTTGCAGGGCTGGAGATGGAGGACAGGGTGAGGACGTGGATTGCAAAGAACACCAACAGTAACGCGTCGTCTCCATCTGAGTGGAACTACAGATACTCCACCACCAGAGACTCCAGAGTGACAGCTGAGAGCTGGAGGCTTCGACTCGGCTTTGACATTGTGAGAACGGTTCAGAATCTGTGTAACGACACTCTGGCTCTGCTGGGATACAAGCAGGTTCGTTCTGCGGCTGAACTCAAAAACTTGTCACAGAGTTTAGTGGAACACAGGACATTTCAACCAGTCACATAA